From Numida meleagris isolate 19003 breed g44 Domestic line chromosome 4, NumMel1.0, whole genome shotgun sequence, the proteins below share one genomic window:
- the LSM6 gene encoding U6 snRNA-associated Sm-like protein LSm6 isoform X2 — protein MSLRKQTPSDFLKQIIGRPVVVKLNSGVDYRGVLACLDGYMNIALEQTEEYVNGQLKNKYGDAFIRGNNVLYISTQKRRM, from the exons atgaGTCTACGAAAGCAAACTCCTAGTGACTTCCTAAAACAGATCATTGGAAGGCCAGTTGttgtaaaattaaattctgGAGTCGATTATCGAG GTGTCCTGGCTTGCCTGGATGGGTATATGAATATAGCTCTGGAACAGACAGAAGAGTATGTAAATGGACAATTAAAGAACAAGTATGGAGATGCGTTTATCCGAGGAAATAATG tATTGTACATAAGcacacagaagagaaggatgtga
- the LSM6 gene encoding U6 snRNA-associated Sm-like protein LSm6 isoform X1: MLPGRGVLLIQMSNFTSLPSLPRKIKMSLRKQTPSDFLKQIIGRPVVVKLNSGVDYRGVLACLDGYMNIALEQTEEYVNGQLKNKYGDAFIRGNNVLYISTQKRRM; encoded by the exons atgcttccagggaggggggTGTTGCTTATCCAAATGTCTAATTTCACATCTCTTCCCAGCTTACcaagaaaaatcaagatgaGTCTACGAAAGCAAACTCCTAGTGACTTCCTAAAACAGATCATTGGAAGGCCAGTTGttgtaaaattaaattctgGAGTCGATTATCGAG GTGTCCTGGCTTGCCTGGATGGGTATATGAATATAGCTCTGGAACAGACAGAAGAGTATGTAAATGGACAATTAAAGAACAAGTATGGAGATGCGTTTATCCGAGGAAATAATG tATTGTACATAAGcacacagaagagaaggatgtga